TTCTGACGCTTCCGTCAAACCCAAAGGAAGCCAAGGAGTTCCTACTTCACCACATTGGCCAGGGCCTCATGACGAGAGCCGGCTTGTGGAAGGAAGGATCAAAAGCGCCTGCAGCAGCTTTCCGTCCTCTGGTTCTGGTGTCGAACAACCGGAGGGCTGCGGAGTTTCGTTACTTGCGTGCGACGCGATCCGACGAGGTCAAATCGCTACGCTACGGAACGATTGCTCCGTGGGGATGGCTTGGTGAATCGAAGCAACGCATTTTGATCACCGAGGGCTGCATCGACTTGCTGTCTGCTGTCGCACTGGGTACGAAGCGAAGCATAATGGGCCTGCCAGGCTGCGAAAACTGGCGCCCAGAATGGTTCGAAACGTTCCGCGGAGCAGACGTTTTGGCTGCATTTGACGATGATGATGCAGGGCGAACCGCGTTGGAGAAAATCCGACCTGTCCTGGAGGCTGCAGTTGGCGGACCGATCGGTACGTACACGCTGCCACCTGGCGCGAAGGATCTCAACGAGGAGCTCAAGCTCAAACTCGGTCTAAAAATGTAGTCCCCCAAACCCGGCTCCCCCGCCGGGTTTTTTCTTTTTTGTACGCCACTTGTAGCAATACAGCTAC
The sequence above is a segment of the Cupriavidus pauculus genome. Coding sequences within it:
- a CDS encoding toprim domain-containing protein, yielding MANSNSKDWKVDFSKVRKDFPLDWVFERMLGAIPKPMSGTIRYSICPNPECGASSEGSVKVSVKDDTWKCFACNKHGDVIEAASLYLGKSPLETALELSGADANAIRSYTPPKPKPAIERDDSALEEVFSKLVAALPEPSRDGIEYLAGRGISPEITRTACRKGILLTLPSNPKEAKEFLLHHIGQGLMTRAGLWKEGSKAPAAAFRPLVLVSNNRRAAEFRYLRATRSDEVKSLRYGTIAPWGWLGESKQRILITEGCIDLLSAVALGTKRSIMGLPGCENWRPEWFETFRGADVLAAFDDDDAGRTALEKIRPVLEAAVGGPIGTYTLPPGAKDLNEELKLKLGLKM